A window of the Microbacterium sp. AZCO genome harbors these coding sequences:
- the malQ gene encoding 4-alpha-glucanotransferase, protein MTTNDSPTPTLTALAEAHGVATAYWSFFGDRVEVPASTLRLILAAMGVDAGDETAALTAAEEASWRALLPPSIVVRRGAGEVLVHVFDGRDVELSVTLEDGSVRGIPIPAQQPESRRIDDLPVWRVRVPLPADLPLGWHTLHAREHLSGAPQRTCDAILVVTPDRLSQPPTRPGAGERAWGLMAQLYSVRSRESWGIGDYADLGDLATVAAQRDADFLLVNPIHAAEVTTPIEPSPYLPATRRFIAPLYIRPEDVREAAYLNAEGRARLRAAKAPAAATNADPELVDRDLAWTAKRSALEVVHAWPRSAARQQSLDAFVAAGGQALQDFALWCALEEHFADLPADGRPEEARDIGSPLVAGLRAELADRVAFHLWLQWVADEQAQAAQRAAKDAGMSIGVMHDLAVGVDPLGSDAWSLRDLYAPGIRVGAPPDMYNQQGQDWSQPPWLPSALAASGYAPLRDMVRNLLRHAGALRIDHVIGLFRLWWIPSGFGPTAGTYVRYDHEAMIGVLALEAERAGAVVIGEDLGNVEPWVRDYLASRGVLGTSVLWFEYEGDGLKPPEHYRREVLATVNTHDLPPTAGYLAGEHVELRARLGLLTEPVEQARAEARDERERMLATLRERGLIDADPTEQEVVEALHVLLTASPSLLLGIALVDAVGERRVQNQPGTHREYPNWQVPLAGPGGQCVLIDDLPRNARFVSLTRAVDRALRGE, encoded by the coding sequence ATGACGACGAACGACAGCCCGACGCCGACGCTCACGGCACTCGCGGAAGCCCACGGCGTCGCGACGGCCTACTGGTCGTTCTTCGGCGATCGCGTCGAGGTGCCCGCTTCGACACTGCGGCTCATCCTCGCGGCGATGGGCGTCGACGCCGGCGACGAGACGGCTGCGCTGACCGCCGCCGAAGAGGCTTCCTGGCGGGCGCTCCTTCCACCGTCGATCGTCGTGCGCCGCGGCGCGGGCGAGGTGCTCGTGCACGTCTTCGACGGCCGCGATGTCGAGCTCTCGGTGACGCTCGAGGACGGGTCGGTGCGCGGCATCCCGATTCCCGCTCAGCAGCCGGAGTCGCGACGCATCGACGATCTCCCGGTGTGGCGCGTCCGCGTGCCGCTTCCGGCCGACCTGCCGCTCGGCTGGCACACGCTTCACGCCCGCGAGCACCTCAGCGGCGCCCCGCAGCGCACGTGCGACGCGATCCTGGTCGTGACGCCCGACCGGCTCTCACAGCCGCCCACGCGCCCGGGCGCCGGTGAGCGCGCGTGGGGGCTCATGGCACAGCTCTACTCCGTGCGGTCGCGGGAGTCGTGGGGCATCGGCGACTACGCCGACCTCGGCGACCTCGCGACGGTCGCGGCCCAGCGGGACGCCGACTTCCTCCTCGTCAACCCGATCCACGCGGCCGAGGTGACGACGCCCATCGAGCCGTCGCCGTACCTTCCGGCGACCCGGCGGTTCATCGCGCCGCTGTACATCCGGCCCGAGGACGTCCGCGAGGCCGCCTATCTGAACGCGGAGGGCCGTGCCCGGCTGCGGGCGGCGAAGGCGCCCGCGGCGGCGACGAATGCCGATCCCGAGCTCGTCGACCGCGACCTCGCCTGGACGGCCAAGCGCTCCGCCCTCGAGGTCGTCCACGCCTGGCCGCGCAGCGCGGCGCGGCAGCAGTCGCTCGACGCGTTCGTCGCCGCGGGCGGCCAGGCACTGCAGGACTTCGCCCTGTGGTGCGCCCTCGAGGAGCACTTCGCCGACCTCCCCGCGGACGGCAGGCCCGAGGAGGCGCGCGACATCGGCTCGCCCCTCGTCGCCGGGCTGCGCGCCGAGCTCGCGGACCGGGTCGCGTTCCATCTGTGGCTGCAGTGGGTCGCCGACGAGCAGGCGCAGGCGGCGCAGCGCGCCGCCAAGGACGCGGGCATGAGCATCGGCGTCATGCACGACCTCGCGGTCGGGGTGGATCCGCTCGGATCGGATGCCTGGTCGCTGCGCGACCTGTACGCGCCGGGCATCCGGGTGGGTGCTCCGCCCGACATGTACAACCAGCAGGGCCAGGACTGGAGCCAGCCGCCGTGGCTGCCGTCGGCGCTCGCCGCGTCGGGCTACGCGCCGCTCCGCGACATGGTGCGCAACCTCCTCCGGCACGCCGGCGCGCTGCGCATCGACCATGTCATCGGGCTCTTCCGGCTCTGGTGGATCCCGTCCGGCTTCGGTCCGACGGCCGGCACGTACGTGCGCTACGACCACGAGGCGATGATCGGCGTGCTCGCGCTCGAGGCCGAGCGGGCCGGTGCGGTCGTCATCGGCGAGGACCTCGGCAACGTCGAGCCGTGGGTGCGCGACTACCTCGCCTCACGCGGCGTGCTCGGCACGTCGGTGCTGTGGTTCGAGTACGAGGGAGATGGCCTGAAGCCGCCCGAGCATTACCGGCGCGAGGTGCTCGCGACCGTCAACACGCACGATCTGCCCCCGACAGCCGGCTACCTCGCCGGCGAGCACGTCGAGCTGCGGGCGCGGCTGGGTCTGCTGACGGAGCCCGTCGAGCAGGCGCGCGCCGAGGCGCGGGACGAGAGGGAGCGGATGCTGGCCACCCTGCGCGAGCGGGGACTCATCGACGCCGACCCGACCGAGCAGGAGGTCGTCGAGGCGCTGCACGTGCTGCTGACAGCATCCCCGTCCCTCCTCCTGGGCATCGCCTTGGTGGATGCCGTCGGCGAGCGGCGGGTGCAGAATCAGCCCGGCACCCACCGGGAGTACCCGAACTGGCAGGTGCCGCTCGCGGGGCCGGGTGGACAGTGCGTGCTCATCGACGACCTGCCCCGCAACGCTCGTTTCGTCTCGCTCACGCGCGCCGTCGACCGGGCGCTCCGCGGCGAGTAG
- the rplI gene encoding 50S ribosomal protein L9: MAKLILTNEVAGLGSAGDVVEVKNGYARNYLIPQGFAVAWTRGGEKQVASIRAARESRAIHDHEEAVALKDSLESNKVRLAVKAGAEGRLFGSVKTEAVADAVKAAGLGDLDKRKIHITSPIKSVGEHEATVRLRDDLTAVITLQVVAAK; this comes from the coding sequence ATGGCAAAGCTGATTCTCACGAATGAGGTCGCCGGGCTCGGTAGCGCCGGTGACGTTGTCGAGGTCAAGAACGGGTACGCCCGCAACTACCTCATCCCCCAGGGCTTCGCTGTGGCCTGGACGCGCGGTGGCGAGAAGCAGGTGGCGTCGATCCGCGCCGCCCGCGAGTCGCGTGCGATCCACGACCACGAAGAGGCCGTGGCCCTCAAGGACTCGCTCGAGTCCAACAAGGTGCGCCTGGCCGTCAAGGCCGGCGCCGAGGGTCGCCTGTTCGGCTCGGTGAAGACCGAGGCCGTCGCCGACGCCGTCAAGGCCGCCGGCCTGGGCGACCTCGACAAGCGCAAGATCCACATCACCTCGCCGATCAAGTCGGTGGGCGAGCACGAGGCCACGGTCCGTCTGCGCGACGACCTGACCGCCGTGATCACGCTTCAGGTGGTCGCCGCCAAGTAG
- the rpsR gene encoding 30S ribosomal protein S18: MAGKASATRRKPRKGAKNAAPAKAIRVGVIDYKDVATLRKFISERGKIRARRITGVSVQEQRLIAKAIKNAREMALLPYAGAGR; the protein is encoded by the coding sequence ATGGCTGGAAAGGCGAGCGCTACGCGCCGCAAGCCGCGGAAGGGCGCGAAGAACGCCGCCCCCGCAAAGGCGATCCGGGTCGGCGTCATCGACTACAAGGACGTCGCCACCCTCCGCAAGTTCATCTCGGAGCGCGGCAAGATCCGTGCCCGTCGTATCACCGGTGTCTCGGTGCAGGAGCAGCGTCTCATCGCGAAGGCGATCAAGAACGCCCGCGAGATGGCGCTCCTGCCCTACGCCGGCGCTGGCCGCTAA
- a CDS encoding ABC transporter ATP-binding protein translates to MSALSESPVASVRDLNITFATDAEPVQAVKGISLDARQGEVLAIVGESGSGKTVTANSLLGLLPETATLSGAIIVRGRDGGETDVVHATQDQLQEMRGQDAAMVFQEPSTALNPVFTVGFQIAEGLRAHGNVSKAEAKAKAIEILRKVGIPDPERRVDDYPHQFSGGQKQRVVIAMALVLDAKLIIADEPTTALDVTVQAEILELLRACRDEFGATIVLITHNMGVVADLADRVVVMYQGDIVEQAPVRELFAAPREEYTRALLAAVPHVGRGKSATQDPAAPAPTQAPEGSLVVAKKVQIGYPGRFGSSGVIAVKGVDFWIGPGEVLGLVGESGSGKTTIGRAMVGLTEVLGGSLTVLGQEMKGAKPRHLAKIRPDVGFVFQDPATSFNPLLTIAECIAEPLVVHGRNSSIGKARARVDELLDAVHLPTSYGDRYPHELSGGQRQRASLARALVLRPKLLIADEPTSALDVSVQARVLELFAELQREFGFASLFISHDLAVIDQVADRVVVLRHGEIREQGTTVQVLTDPKDDYTKRLLASLPVPDPVEQATRRALWQSTRDV, encoded by the coding sequence ATGAGCGCGCTCAGTGAAAGCCCCGTGGCATCCGTCCGCGATCTCAACATCACCTTCGCGACGGATGCCGAGCCCGTCCAGGCGGTGAAGGGCATCAGCCTCGACGCACGCCAGGGTGAAGTGCTCGCCATCGTGGGCGAGTCGGGATCGGGCAAGACGGTCACGGCGAACTCGCTCCTCGGACTCCTGCCCGAGACGGCGACGCTCTCGGGCGCGATCATCGTGCGCGGGCGCGACGGCGGCGAGACCGACGTCGTGCACGCGACGCAGGATCAGCTGCAGGAGATGCGCGGGCAGGATGCCGCGATGGTGTTCCAGGAGCCGTCGACCGCGCTCAACCCGGTCTTCACCGTCGGGTTCCAGATCGCGGAGGGACTGCGGGCGCACGGCAACGTCTCCAAGGCCGAGGCCAAGGCCAAAGCCATCGAGATCCTCCGGAAGGTCGGCATCCCCGATCCCGAGAGGCGCGTCGACGACTACCCCCACCAGTTCTCGGGCGGTCAGAAGCAGCGCGTCGTCATCGCGATGGCGCTCGTGCTCGACGCGAAGCTCATCATCGCCGACGAGCCCACCACGGCGCTCGACGTCACGGTGCAGGCCGAGATCCTCGAACTGCTGCGCGCCTGCCGCGACGAGTTCGGCGCGACCATCGTGCTCATCACGCACAACATGGGCGTGGTCGCCGACCTCGCCGATCGCGTCGTCGTGATGTATCAGGGCGACATCGTCGAGCAGGCCCCGGTGCGCGAGCTCTTCGCGGCGCCGCGCGAGGAGTACACCAGGGCGCTCCTCGCCGCCGTGCCGCACGTCGGCCGCGGCAAGAGCGCGACGCAGGACCCGGCGGCGCCCGCGCCGACCCAGGCCCCCGAGGGCAGCCTCGTCGTGGCGAAGAAGGTGCAGATCGGGTACCCCGGGCGCTTCGGCTCGTCGGGAGTCATCGCCGTCAAGGGCGTCGACTTCTGGATCGGGCCGGGCGAGGTGCTCGGCCTCGTGGGCGAGTCCGGATCGGGCAAGACCACGATCGGGCGCGCCATGGTGGGGCTGACCGAGGTGCTCGGCGGGTCGCTGACGGTGCTCGGCCAGGAGATGAAGGGCGCGAAGCCGCGACACCTCGCGAAGATCCGGCCCGACGTCGGGTTCGTCTTCCAGGACCCCGCGACGAGCTTCAACCCGCTCCTCACGATCGCGGAGTGCATCGCCGAGCCGCTCGTCGTGCACGGCCGCAACTCCTCCATCGGCAAGGCGCGGGCGCGCGTCGACGAGCTGCTGGATGCCGTGCACCTGCCGACGTCGTACGGCGACCGCTACCCGCACGAGCTCTCGGGCGGTCAGCGCCAGCGCGCCTCGCTCGCCCGCGCGCTCGTGCTGCGCCCGAAGCTCCTCATCGCCGACGAGCCCACGAGCGCCCTGGACGTGTCGGTGCAGGCGCGCGTGCTCGAGCTCTTCGCCGAGCTGCAGCGCGAGTTCGGCTTCGCGTCGCTGTTCATCAGCCACGACCTCGCGGTGATCGACCAGGTCGCTGACCGCGTCGTCGTGCTGCGCCACGGCGAGATCCGCGAGCAGGGCACGACGGTGCAGGTGCTGACCGACCCCAAGGACGACTACACCAAGCGACTCCTGGCGTCGCTGCCGGTGCCCGACCCGGTCGAGCAGGCGACGCGGCGCGCGCTGTGGCAGTCGACGCGCGACGTGTAG
- the rpsF gene encoding 30S ribosomal protein S6: MTHKYELMVILNPEIDERQVAPNLDKFLKVITNDGGSIDNVDIWGRRRLAYEIQKKTEGIYAVVNFTATSETTQELDRQLNLSEQIMRTKVLRAEEAIAQVAAEAKRSEEKAARKAARPAKPAKQDA; the protein is encoded by the coding sequence GTGACGCACAAGTACGAACTCATGGTCATCCTGAACCCTGAGATCGACGAGCGCCAGGTCGCCCCGAACCTCGACAAGTTCCTGAAGGTCATCACGAATGATGGTGGCTCGATCGACAACGTCGACATCTGGGGTCGCCGCCGTCTCGCCTACGAGATCCAGAAGAAGACCGAGGGCATCTACGCCGTCGTCAACTTCACCGCCACGAGCGAGACCACCCAGGAGCTCGATCGCCAGCTGAACCTCAGCGAGCAGATCATGCGCACCAAGGTGCTCCGCGCCGAAGAGGCCATCGCCCAGGTCGCCGCCGAGGCGAAGCGCTCCGAGGAGAAGGCCGCCCGCAAGGCCGCTCGTCCCGCCAAGCCCGCCAAGCAGGACGCGTAA
- a CDS encoding DUF779 domain-containing protein → MAEISIHSRVAVTDAAASLLRDLTAQHGPLMFHQSGGCCDGSAPMCFPVGMFQTGPSDVHLGSLDVGLGEAIDVYISQAQFEYWKYTHLTIDVVPGRGAGFSVEGPTGNRFLIRSRMLTESELDHFGIGPGG, encoded by the coding sequence ATGGCCGAGATCTCCATCCACTCGCGCGTCGCGGTGACGGATGCCGCGGCATCCCTCCTCCGCGATCTCACGGCGCAGCACGGCCCGCTCATGTTCCATCAGTCGGGTGGATGCTGCGACGGCAGCGCGCCCATGTGCTTCCCGGTCGGCATGTTCCAGACCGGGCCGAGCGACGTGCATCTCGGCTCCCTCGACGTCGGCCTCGGCGAGGCCATCGACGTCTACATCTCCCAGGCCCAGTTCGAGTACTGGAAGTACACGCACCTCACGATCGACGTCGTCCCCGGCCGGGGCGCCGGCTTCAGCGTCGAGGGGCCGACCGGCAACCGCTTCCTCATCCGCAGCCGGATGCTGACCGAATCCGAACTCGACCACTTCGGCATCGGGCCCGGCGGGTGA
- a CDS encoding ABC transporter permease, protein MSSEPTVEPGTDAAAPPLAPGRLTTRKKPLADRIPVVSHVRQSVGLQRGMLIAGLVLVVVFIIVAVFAPWIAPYGWAQRSVDGVKFGTQQPPNALNIWGTTVAGFDVYSRTIWGAQTAILAIICAIVFSIFLGITIGLLSGYFGGWIDRVLVVIADAIYSFPSLLLAIVVSIVISGGRSTLWSGILAAAISITVVFVPQYFRVIRADVVRVKAEPFVESARVIGVPTGRILTRHVLRNSLRSIPVIVTLNASEALLTLAGLGFLGFGIDPTAAAEWGYDLSRSVADASSGIWWTAIPPGVAILLVVLGITLVGESLNDLSDPRLRRRRRAGGAA, encoded by the coding sequence ATGTCCAGCGAACCCACTGTCGAGCCGGGGACGGATGCCGCGGCTCCGCCCCTCGCGCCGGGCCGGCTCACGACGCGCAAGAAGCCGCTGGCGGACCGCATCCCCGTCGTCTCGCACGTGCGGCAGAGCGTCGGCCTCCAGCGCGGCATGCTCATCGCCGGCCTCGTCCTCGTCGTCGTCTTCATCATCGTCGCGGTCTTCGCGCCGTGGATCGCCCCGTACGGCTGGGCGCAGCGCAGCGTCGACGGGGTGAAGTTCGGCACGCAGCAGCCGCCGAACGCGCTCAACATCTGGGGCACGACGGTCGCCGGCTTCGATGTCTACTCGCGCACCATCTGGGGCGCCCAGACGGCGATCCTCGCGATCATCTGCGCCATCGTGTTCTCGATCTTCCTCGGCATCACGATCGGCCTGCTGAGCGGGTACTTCGGAGGATGGATCGACCGGGTCCTCGTGGTGATCGCCGACGCGATCTACTCCTTCCCGTCGCTGCTGCTCGCGATCGTCGTGTCGATCGTCATCTCGGGCGGCCGGTCGACGCTGTGGAGCGGCATCCTGGCGGCGGCGATCTCCATCACCGTCGTCTTCGTGCCGCAGTACTTCCGCGTCATCCGGGCCGACGTCGTGCGCGTCAAGGCGGAGCCGTTCGTCGAGTCCGCCCGCGTCATCGGCGTGCCCACCGGTCGCATCCTGACCCGCCACGTGCTGCGCAACTCGCTGCGGTCGATCCCCGTCATCGTGACGCTCAACGCGTCGGAGGCGCTCCTGACCCTCGCGGGCCTCGGCTTCCTCGGCTTCGGCATCGACCCGACGGCCGCCGCCGAGTGGGGCTACGACCTCAGCCGCTCCGTCGCCGATGCGTCGAGCGGCATCTGGTGGACCGCCATCCCGCCGGGCGTGGCGATCCTCCTCGTCGTGCTCGGGATCACCCTGGTCGGCGAGAGCCTCAACGATCTGAGCGACCCGCGGCTGCGCCGCCGTCGCCGTGCCGGAGGTGCCGCATGA
- a CDS encoding single-stranded DNA-binding protein: MAGETIITVVGNLTADPELRYTQNGLPVANFTIASTPRNFDRQANEWKDGEALFLRASVWREFAEHVAGSLTKGSRVIATGRLKQRSYETREGEKRTAIELEVDEIGPSLRYATAQVTRAAGGGGGGGGQSRPQVADEPWSTPGSSSAGSADAWSTPGTSYGDDTPF; the protein is encoded by the coding sequence ATGGCCGGCGAGACGATCATCACCGTGGTGGGCAACCTCACGGCTGATCCCGAGCTGCGCTACACGCAGAACGGTCTCCCCGTCGCGAACTTCACCATCGCGTCGACGCCGCGCAACTTCGACCGCCAGGCGAACGAGTGGAAGGACGGCGAAGCGCTGTTCCTCCGCGCGAGCGTGTGGCGCGAGTTCGCCGAGCACGTCGCGGGCTCGCTGACGAAGGGCTCCCGCGTCATCGCGACCGGTCGCCTCAAGCAGCGCTCCTACGAGACGCGCGAGGGCGAGAAGCGCACCGCGATCGAGCTCGAGGTCGACGAGATCGGCCCCTCGCTCCGCTACGCCACCGCTCAGGTGACGCGTGCGGCCGGTGGCGGCGGCGGAGGCGGCGGTCAGTCGCGTCCGCAGGTCGCCGACGAGCCGTGGTCGACCCCCGGGTCCTCGTCTGCCGGCTCGGCCGACGCGTGGAGCACCCCGGGCACGTCGTACGGCGACGACACCCCGTTCTGA
- a CDS encoding ABC transporter permease has product MVLAAEEAIAADPLVSAKGSGLWRYILIRFFLIFPTVIILVTVVFFLTRITGDPITAALGGRLPPDQLAERVHAAGYDRPIIVQYVEYLLGVFRGDFGTTITDNQAVSAILLQFGAATLELAIYALIVAFLVGIPLGLVAAKMRDRVPDAFLRIGAILLYATPVFFIAILYKLVFSAWLGWLPVAGRASTRVELQLQTVQNPTGIYLIDAFQIGPDAVGDVLLHAILPALTLGLLTAGIFLRLVRTNVIGTLGAQYVTSARSRGVGERRLLTKHAYRPALIPIVTVIGLQIGLLLAGAVLTETSFEWKGIGFHLAQYILARDFVAVQGIVIMIAVIVAVTNFIVDIVAVLIDPRVRY; this is encoded by the coding sequence ATGGTTCTCGCGGCCGAAGAAGCGATCGCCGCCGATCCGCTCGTCTCTGCAAAGGGAAGCGGACTCTGGCGCTACATCCTCATCCGCTTCTTCCTCATCTTCCCGACGGTCATCATCCTCGTGACCGTCGTCTTCTTCCTGACGCGGATCACCGGCGATCCGATCACCGCCGCCCTCGGCGGACGGCTTCCCCCCGATCAGCTAGCCGAGCGCGTGCACGCCGCCGGCTATGACCGGCCGATCATCGTTCAGTACGTCGAGTACCTCCTGGGCGTCTTCCGCGGCGACTTCGGCACGACGATCACCGACAACCAGGCCGTGAGCGCGATCCTCCTGCAGTTCGGCGCGGCGACGCTCGAACTCGCGATCTACGCGCTCATCGTCGCGTTCCTCGTCGGCATCCCGCTCGGTCTCGTCGCCGCGAAGATGCGCGACCGGGTGCCCGACGCCTTCCTGCGGATCGGCGCGATCCTCCTGTACGCGACGCCCGTCTTCTTCATCGCGATCCTCTACAAGCTCGTCTTCTCGGCGTGGCTCGGCTGGCTGCCCGTCGCGGGCCGCGCCTCCACCCGCGTCGAGCTGCAGCTGCAGACGGTCCAGAACCCGACCGGCATCTATCTCATCGACGCCTTCCAGATCGGCCCCGACGCCGTCGGCGACGTGCTCCTGCACGCCATCCTTCCCGCGCTCACGCTCGGCCTGCTCACGGCGGGGATCTTCCTGCGCCTCGTCCGCACGAACGTCATCGGGACGCTCGGCGCGCAGTACGTCACCTCCGCCCGCTCCCGCGGGGTCGGCGAGCGGCGCCTGCTCACGAAGCACGCCTATCGTCCCGCGCTCATCCCCATCGTGACGGTCATCGGCCTGCAGATCGGCCTGCTCCTGGCGGGCGCCGTGCTCACCGAGACGTCCTTCGAATGGAAGGGCATCGGCTTCCACCTCGCGCAGTACATCCTCGCGCGAGACTTCGTCGCCGTGCAGGGCATCGTCATCATGATCGCGGTGATCGTCGCCGTCACGAACTTCATCGTCGACATCGTCGCCGTGCTCATCGACCCGCGAGTGAGGTACTGA
- a CDS encoding ABC transporter substrate-binding protein yields MSLHHSARGRLGLAIGAFGASALLLAGCAGGGGGSSTESGSASGGDIIVGTTDKITSIDPAGSYDNGSFAVMNQIYPFLFNSQYGTADVTPDIAESGEFTSPTEYTVKLKDGLKFANGNDLTSSDVKFSFDRQLAIADPNGPSSLLGNLDSVETPDDTTVVFHLKSGNDQTWEQILSTPAAPIVDEDVFSPDSVTPDNDIVKGKAFAGQYVIDSYKVNELISYSPYADYKGELPAAANKSVTVKYYSDPSNLKLDIGNGDIDVAYRSLSATDIDDLSKNDKVQIVNGPGGEIRYIVFNFNTMPFGATTSEADPAKALAVRQAAADLIDREELSKDIYKSTYTPLYSYVPQGLKGANEALKGLYGDGKGGPDLDKAKQTLESAGVTTPVTLNLQWNGEHYGPSSGDEYAAIKSQLEDGGLFTVNLQQTEYVQYVKDRTADVYPEYQLGWFPDYSDADNYLTPFFSKENFLVNHYDNPEVQDLITKQLTETDAAAREQEIGQIQDLVAQDLSTLPLLQGTQIAVVGKDVNGTTLDGSFKFRYAPLTK; encoded by the coding sequence ATGTCACTGCACCACAGCGCGCGCGGCCGTCTCGGCCTCGCCATCGGGGCCTTCGGGGCCTCGGCTCTCCTTCTCGCCGGCTGCGCCGGCGGCGGCGGGGGTTCGTCCACCGAGAGCGGCAGCGCCTCCGGTGGCGACATCATCGTCGGCACCACCGACAAGATCACGTCGATCGACCCCGCGGGCTCGTACGACAACGGCTCCTTCGCCGTCATGAACCAGATCTACCCCTTCCTCTTCAACAGCCAGTACGGCACGGCCGATGTCACGCCCGACATCGCCGAGTCGGGCGAGTTCACCTCGCCTACCGAGTACACGGTGAAGCTCAAGGACGGCCTGAAGTTCGCCAACGGCAACGACCTGACCTCCTCGGACGTCAAGTTCTCCTTCGACCGTCAGCTCGCGATCGCCGACCCGAACGGCCCCTCGTCGCTGCTCGGCAACCTCGACAGCGTCGAGACGCCCGACGACACGACCGTCGTCTTCCACCTGAAGAGCGGCAACGACCAGACGTGGGAGCAGATCCTCTCGACGCCGGCCGCGCCGATCGTCGACGAGGACGTCTTCTCGCCCGACAGCGTGACGCCCGACAACGACATCGTCAAGGGCAAGGCGTTCGCCGGCCAGTACGTCATCGACTCGTACAAGGTCAACGAGCTCATCTCCTACTCGCCCTACGCCGACTACAAGGGCGAGCTGCCCGCCGCGGCCAACAAGAGCGTGACGGTCAAGTACTACTCCGACCCGTCGAACCTCAAGCTCGACATCGGCAACGGCGACATCGACGTGGCGTACCGCAGCCTGTCGGCGACCGACATCGACGACCTCTCGAAGAACGACAAGGTCCAGATCGTCAACGGCCCCGGCGGCGAGATCCGCTACATCGTGTTCAACTTCAACACGATGCCCTTCGGCGCGACGACGAGCGAGGCCGACCCCGCGAAGGCTCTCGCCGTCCGCCAGGCCGCGGCCGACCTCATCGACCGCGAGGAGCTGTCGAAGGACATCTACAAGAGCACCTACACGCCGCTCTACTCCTACGTCCCGCAGGGACTCAAGGGCGCGAACGAGGCGCTCAAGGGCCTCTACGGCGACGGAAAGGGCGGCCCCGACCTCGACAAGGCGAAGCAGACCCTCGAGTCGGCCGGCGTCACGACGCCCGTCACGCTCAACCTGCAGTGGAACGGCGAGCACTACGGCCCGTCGTCGGGTGACGAGTACGCCGCCATCAAGTCGCAGCTCGAGGACGGCGGCCTGTTCACCGTCAACCTCCAGCAGACCGAGTACGTGCAGTACGTCAAGGACCGCACGGCCGACGTCTACCCCGAGTACCAGCTCGGCTGGTTCCCGGACTACTCCGACGCCGACAACTACCTGACGCCCTTCTTCTCGAAGGAGAACTTCCTGGTCAACCACTACGACAACCCGGAGGTGCAGGACCTCATCACGAAGCAGCTGACGGAGACCGACGCCGCCGCTCGTGAGCAGGAGATCGGCCAGATCCAGGACCTCGTCGCGCAGGACCTCTCGACGCTGCCGCTGCTCCAGGGCACGCAGATCGCCGTCGTGGGCAAGGATGTCAACGGCACGACGCTCGACGGATCCTTCAAGTTCCGTTACGCACCGCTGACGAAGTAG